Proteins encoded by one window of Candidatus Nezhaarchaeota archaeon:
- a CDS encoding class I SAM-dependent methyltransferase: MAVKTTLFFPTPEEVVLKMLELAKARKDDVLYDLGCGDGRVLVIAAKKIGLKCVGVEIKKDLVEQARRRVSREGLQDLIEIHHGDLFQFDVSCATIVYLYLTTELNAQLKPKLERELKKGVRVVSHQFEVPGWRPVKVEGLADFFGQPHKLYLYVIGESDATLKP, from the coding sequence ATGGCCGTGAAGACTACATTGTTCTTCCCGACGCCTGAAGAAGTAGTATTGAAGATGCTTGAGCTTGCTAAAGCGAGGAAAGATGACGTGTTATACGATTTAGGTTGTGGTGATGGCAGGGTCTTAGTCATTGCAGCTAAGAAGATTGGTTTAAAGTGTGTTGGTGTAGAGATAAAGAAAGACCTTGTCGAGCAAGCTAGGAGGAGGGTCTCTAGGGAAGGTTTGCAGGATCTAATAGAGATACATCATGGAGACTTGTTCCAATTTGATGTAAGTTGTGCTACTATAGTCTACCTGTACTTGACCACGGAGCTTAACGCTCAATTAAAGCCAAAGTTAGAGAGGGAGCTTAAGAAGGGGGTTAGGGTAGTATCTCATCAATTTGAAGTTCCAGGGTGGAGGCCGGTTAAAGTTGAGGGGTTAGCTGATTTCTTTGGTCAACCACATAAACTGTACCTGTACGTGATTGGCGAGAGTGATGCTACTTTAAAACCTTAA
- a CDS encoding PHP domain-containing protein, with protein MIIADLHVHSHNSIDSFLDPQRIIEVALKRGLNCVAVTDHNTVRGGLELVREAKSYQGFIAIPGVELKTNIGDVILLFIEEEVKIKSYNEVLDYAESMDALTVLAHPYRGHVMIDDVAKKVHAIEVLNSRSDKIANSKAYNLALKLGKPMIAGSDAHMAFEIGKAVTIVNGSTIEDVRKAIIKGSAQIAGSESNLMVHAFSLAAKLAKIIMGKHKWDW; from the coding sequence ATGATAATAGCTGATCTCCATGTCCACAGTCACAATTCAATAGACTCCTTTCTTGACCCTCAACGGATCATCGAGGTAGCATTGAAGAGGGGGCTTAACTGTGTTGCAGTCACGGACCACAATACTGTGAGAGGGGGGCTTGAGCTGGTCCGTGAAGCTAAGAGTTATCAAGGGTTCATAGCGATACCAGGGGTTGAGCTTAAGACAAACATAGGTGATGTGATACTTCTCTTCATAGAGGAGGAGGTCAAAATTAAATCGTATAACGAAGTTCTAGACTACGCTGAGAGCATGGACGCTCTAACGGTACTAGCTCACCCTTATCGAGGACACGTTATGATTGATGATGTGGCCAAGAAGGTCCATGCCATAGAGGTCCTCAATTCTAGGAGCGATAAGATTGCAAACTCGAAAGCTTACAACCTAGCTTTGAAGCTTGGTAAGCCTATGATCGCGGGGAGCGACGCTCACATGGCGTTCGAAATAGGTAAGGCAGTGACGATAGTTAACGGCTCGACGATAGAGGATGTTAGAAAAGCGATCATTAAAGGTTCAGCTCAAATAGCTGGGTCAGAATCAAACTTAATGGTTCACGCCTTTAGCTTAGCAGCTAAGCTTGCCAAGATTATAATGGGAAAGCATAAATGGGATTGGTGA
- a CDS encoding metal-dependent hydrolase, translated as MPVKIRWLGHATFMLTFKGKRLLIDPWISNNPACPIRITDLEHIDFIVITHDHFDHYGDAAEIARKYKSRIIGVPELIWKLEGEGLSGLALNIGSLVDVNGVFKVALVPAAHTCTIGKPVGVIVDIDGFRIYHMGDTGYTIEFQAIKEAFNPEVVLIPIGGHYTMGPREAALALRVLRPKVAIPMHYATFPVLVKSADDFVNEVKRLAPDVKVIVLKPGGEVEV; from the coding sequence ATGCCTGTCAAGATAAGGTGGCTTGGTCATGCAACGTTCATGTTGACGTTTAAGGGGAAGCGGCTGCTCATAGATCCATGGATCTCTAATAACCCTGCATGTCCAATACGTATCACCGATCTTGAACACATTGACTTTATAGTCATAACTCACGACCATTTCGATCACTACGGTGATGCTGCTGAGATAGCGAGGAAGTATAAGTCGAGGATCATAGGGGTACCAGAGCTTATTTGGAAGCTTGAAGGGGAGGGATTAAGTGGGCTGGCTCTTAACATTGGCTCCCTAGTTGATGTGAATGGAGTCTTTAAGGTTGCTCTAGTTCCTGCAGCTCATACTTGTACTATTGGTAAGCCTGTTGGTGTAATAGTGGATATCGATGGCTTTAGGATTTACCACATGGGGGACACCGGCTACACGATTGAGTTTCAAGCTATTAAGGAGGCATTTAATCCCGAGGTGGTGTTAATACCGATAGGTGGGCATTACACTATGGGACCAAGAGAGGCTGCGCTCGCTTTAAGGGTGTTAAGGCCCAAGGTGGCCATACCGATGCACTACGCCACGTTCCCAGTTTTGGTTAAGAGTGCTGATGACTTTGTGAATGAAGTTAAAAGATTGGCCCCCGACGTCAAGGTGATTGTGTTGAAGCCGGGAGGAGAGGTCGAGGTTTAA
- a CDS encoding iron-containing alcohol dehydrogenase: MWEFTSPKTIVFGYGSLEYLRNIEGRRAFIVTDGVIRKLSFVDRTINYLKEAKFEVEVFDEVEPEPSKETVIRCAERARLFEPDWIIGLGGGSCIDAAKASWVLYERPDIRVEEISPLLALGLRKKARFIAIPTTSGTGSEATWAIVITDTVENRKMELASRELVADVAILDPQLPLTMPKSLVADSGVDALVNALEAYISQWRNYFSDNLATVAIRTIFKYLPRSYKDDRDKEAKEKMHYAATMAGLAFSNSQVCIAHAMGHALGALFKIPHGRSLAVVLKCALEYMAKAAMDRFGSLANAIGIRAETDEEAFNKFMEALGNLLREVNEPTSIKELGISFEDLRNNLDGLAERALASTGTITSPRVPTLEDYKKLFLYAYEGKTVDF, translated from the coding sequence ATGTGGGAATTCACTTCACCAAAAACGATAGTGTTTGGTTATGGATCCCTGGAGTACTTAAGGAATATCGAGGGGAGGAGGGCTTTCATAGTAACTGATGGAGTTATTAGGAAGCTAAGCTTTGTTGATAGAACTATAAATTACTTAAAGGAAGCCAAGTTTGAGGTAGAAGTTTTTGATGAAGTTGAGCCGGAGCCCTCTAAGGAGACTGTTATTAGGTGTGCAGAGCGTGCAAGGCTTTTTGAACCTGATTGGATCATCGGGTTAGGTGGAGGTAGCTGCATAGATGCAGCTAAAGCTTCATGGGTCCTATACGAGAGGCCTGACATTAGAGTTGAGGAGATAAGCCCACTTTTAGCACTCGGCTTAAGGAAGAAGGCTAGGTTTATAGCGATCCCAACAACAAGCGGAACAGGCTCAGAGGCTACTTGGGCCATCGTCATCACAGATACTGTAGAGAATAGGAAGATGGAACTTGCATCAAGAGAGTTGGTGGCCGATGTAGCAATACTTGACCCCCAACTTCCTCTCACAATGCCAAAGAGTCTTGTAGCTGATAGTGGAGTGGACGCGTTAGTCAATGCTTTAGAAGCTTACATTTCACAATGGCGAAACTACTTCTCAGATAACTTGGCTACAGTTGCGATACGGACAATATTCAAGTACCTACCAAGGTCCTATAAGGATGATCGAGACAAGGAGGCGAAGGAGAAGATGCACTATGCAGCAACTATGGCTGGACTTGCATTCAGCAACTCTCAAGTATGCATAGCTCATGCCATGGGCCATGCATTGGGTGCTCTGTTTAAGATCCCGCATGGTAGGAGTCTTGCTGTAGTCTTGAAATGTGCGTTGGAGTACATGGCTAAAGCAGCCATGGATCGATTCGGGAGCCTCGCCAATGCTATAGGGATTAGAGCCGAGACTGACGAGGAGGCCTTCAATAAGTTTATGGAGGCCCTCGGGAACCTATTGAGGGAGGTCAATGAGCCTACCTCCATAAAGGAGTTGGGCATTAGCTTTGAGGATCTAAGGAATAATTTAGATGGTCTTGCTGAAAGGGCTTTAGCGTCAACGGGGACAATAACTAGTCCAAGAGTGCCAACGCTTGAAGATTATAAGAAGCTCTTCCTATACGCTTATGAGGGGAAGACCGTAGACTTTTAA
- a CDS encoding SCP2 sterol-binding domain-containing protein yields the protein MEKRYKFPSEEWIKAFQEELNKNKAYEEAAKDWEGDFLFIITPDGGLDKEAVFYLDLWHGKCREAYTVPSRDAKRAAYVIEGPYSNWKKIVMGQLDPIQALLLRKIKLTGNMAKIMRYTKAATELVKTASKVPTEFI from the coding sequence GTGGAGAAAAGGTATAAGTTCCCAAGCGAAGAGTGGATTAAAGCCTTTCAAGAGGAGCTTAATAAAAACAAGGCTTATGAGGAAGCTGCAAAGGATTGGGAGGGAGACTTCCTCTTCATAATAACGCCGGATGGAGGTCTAGACAAGGAGGCAGTCTTCTACTTGGATCTCTGGCATGGTAAATGTCGCGAAGCCTATACGGTACCAAGTAGGGATGCTAAGAGGGCAGCATACGTCATTGAGGGGCCTTACTCAAATTGGAAGAAGATAGTGATGGGCCAGCTTGATCCAATTCAAGCTTTACTGCTACGCAAGATCAAACTTACGGGTAACATGGCTAAGATCATGCGCTACACGAAGGCAGCTACGGAGCTTGTAAAGACTGCAAGCAAGGTTCCCACAGAGTTCATTTGA
- a CDS encoding saccharopine dehydrogenase NADP-binding domain-containing protein: MGEERVMVLGGAGHIGSMMVHELCNLDSKLEVVIADKNVERAEKVAKTAGGNVRVLHVDASNEDSLVEALRGSDVVISALGPFYKFGVSVLRAALRAGINFVDINDDYDATEEALRLHEEAQRRGVAAIIGMGATPGITNLLAYYGAQRLDEVYEIGTYWVWTAIDPALGPAIVDHYFHAISGMIPTYRDGRWVRVKALSEPELFEFPKPIGAWEVANVGHPEPVTIPRYIKVKRNVYNKGGVWPSGLNELAKAFSALGLTSLKEIRVGENVFKARDIAIAITLALPEITLPEELEKSITPLYERLGDYALTGLGLGVVLKGVRGDDEYIVRYGMACRDACKATALPAVLTALKLLKAENIKKGVYPPEANVVNVKEILEGIKKEIKIELLETRISAL, from the coding sequence ATGGGTGAGGAGAGGGTCATGGTATTGGGTGGGGCTGGTCACATAGGCTCCATGATGGTTCATGAGCTATGCAACTTAGATTCAAAGCTGGAAGTAGTGATTGCTGATAAGAACGTTGAGAGAGCTGAGAAGGTAGCGAAGACAGCGGGTGGTAACGTGAGGGTTTTGCACGTTGATGCTTCAAATGAAGACTCTCTAGTAGAAGCTCTTAGAGGCTCTGATGTAGTTATAAGCGCGTTAGGTCCTTTCTATAAGTTTGGTGTATCGGTTTTAAGGGCTGCCTTGAGGGCTGGCATAAACTTCGTTGACATAAATGATGATTATGATGCCACAGAGGAGGCTTTAAGACTCCATGAAGAGGCGCAAAGGAGAGGGGTTGCAGCGATAATAGGGATGGGTGCTACACCCGGCATCACGAACCTATTAGCTTACTACGGAGCGCAAAGGCTCGACGAAGTATATGAGATTGGAACCTACTGGGTTTGGACGGCAATAGATCCAGCTTTAGGACCAGCAATTGTAGATCACTACTTTCACGCTATATCTGGTATGATTCCTACATATAGGGATGGAAGGTGGGTGAGGGTCAAGGCACTCTCAGAGCCTGAGCTATTTGAGTTTCCTAAGCCGATAGGGGCTTGGGAGGTGGCGAATGTTGGTCATCCAGAGCCGGTCACCATACCACGTTACATTAAGGTTAAGAGGAACGTGTACAATAAAGGGGGAGTCTGGCCATCGGGCCTAAACGAGTTGGCAAAGGCCTTCTCGGCTCTTGGACTAACAAGCCTCAAGGAGATAAGGGTGGGTGAAAACGTCTTTAAGGCTAGAGATATCGCCATAGCCATAACCCTAGCATTACCTGAAATCACACTACCTGAAGAGCTGGAGAAATCGATTACCCCTCTCTATGAGCGCTTAGGCGACTATGCATTAACCGGGTTAGGCTTGGGGGTTGTCCTCAAGGGCGTTAGAGGAGACGATGAATACATTGTTAGGTACGGTATGGCTTGTAGAGATGCTTGTAAAGCAACTGCCCTACCAGCAGTACTTACTGCCTTGAAGCTCCTAAAGGCTGAGAACATCAAGAAGGGCGTGTACCCGCCAGAAGCTAACGTAGTAAACGTTAAGGAGATTCTTGAAGGCATTAAGAAAGAGATTAAGATAGAGCTTCTTGAAACGAGGATTAGTGCTCTATGA
- a CDS encoding aldehyde ferredoxin oxidoreductase family protein yields MPGGYMGKILRVDLSVERMSEEHPDEDVLRMFLGCGGLATKYLFEEVKRGVDPLGPHNKLILMTGPLTGIPAPTTGRYVAVSKSPLTNIWGLASSGGFWGVALKRSGFDGIILEGVSPKPVYLVIDSGRVELRDANHLWGKSTSETTKLIKEELGDDFKVACIGIAGENLVKYAAIINDADRPGWGRAAGRCGMGAVMGSKRLKAIAVRGAMRIKVADEDAVMEQVKKMQEQVGESILKMSLGAYGTAAVLDLVNAQGGFPTRNWQIGVFRGAENINGMAISEKILKNRKACFACPIACGRVCEVKDRYASSGEGPEYESLGSFGGMCEIDDLNAIAHAHFLCNEYGLDTISAGSTIAFAMECYERGLLTKEDTGGLEIKFGDAGVMIELVHKIARREGIGDLLAEGTRAASKRIGRGSEKFAMHVKGLELPAYDPRAAKLVGLAYATANRGGCHITAYVQGPTFLSIPFLVVEQCYVGDILQEIPETAKVVKDLEDALTVLDAVGACKFVGIVLTAEDWAALISSVTGWNFTVEDFRRTGERIYNLQRAFNVREGLRRADDTLPRRLLEEPLPEGPAKGHVVNLEPLLDAYYRYRGWDEEGRPTPEKLKELGLEWVIKEVYH; encoded by the coding sequence AGTGGATCTAAGCGTAGAGAGGATGAGCGAGGAGCATCCTGATGAAGATGTGCTCAGAATGTTCTTAGGTTGTGGTGGGCTAGCAACTAAGTACCTCTTTGAGGAAGTTAAGAGAGGTGTGGATCCTCTTGGTCCACATAATAAGTTGATACTCATGACGGGTCCTTTAACCGGAATTCCTGCCCCAACCACTGGTAGGTATGTAGCTGTCTCAAAGTCGCCCCTCACCAACATATGGGGGCTTGCTAGTTCAGGTGGCTTCTGGGGCGTTGCCCTAAAGCGATCGGGCTTTGACGGCATAATACTTGAGGGAGTTTCACCAAAGCCTGTGTACCTCGTGATAGATAGCGGAAGGGTTGAGCTCAGGGATGCAAACCACCTTTGGGGTAAGAGTACGTCGGAGACCACGAAGCTGATAAAGGAGGAGCTCGGAGACGACTTCAAAGTAGCGTGTATAGGAATTGCTGGAGAGAACTTAGTGAAGTACGCAGCCATCATAAACGATGCTGATAGACCAGGTTGGGGGCGAGCGGCTGGAAGATGTGGAATGGGTGCAGTTATGGGCTCCAAGCGATTAAAGGCTATTGCCGTGAGGGGGGCCATGAGGATTAAGGTCGCCGATGAAGATGCGGTCATGGAGCAGGTCAAGAAGATGCAGGAACAAGTTGGTGAAAGCATACTGAAGATGTCGCTGGGGGCTTATGGAACAGCTGCAGTCCTAGACCTAGTAAATGCTCAGGGAGGGTTTCCAACAAGGAATTGGCAAATTGGAGTGTTTAGAGGAGCCGAGAACATAAACGGGATGGCGATTTCAGAGAAGATACTGAAGAACAGGAAAGCTTGTTTCGCTTGTCCAATAGCATGTGGCAGAGTGTGTGAGGTTAAGGACCGCTATGCTAGTAGCGGCGAGGGACCGGAGTACGAGTCACTTGGATCGTTTGGGGGGATGTGCGAGATTGATGATCTAAATGCTATTGCGCATGCACACTTCCTATGCAACGAATATGGTCTCGATACCATATCTGCTGGGAGCACAATAGCCTTCGCTATGGAGTGTTACGAGAGGGGACTTCTGACGAAGGAGGATACCGGTGGGCTAGAAATTAAATTTGGCGATGCGGGCGTCATGATAGAGCTTGTGCACAAGATAGCTAGAAGGGAGGGGATAGGAGATTTGCTGGCTGAAGGAACGAGGGCCGCCTCTAAGAGAATAGGTAGAGGATCCGAGAAATTTGCTATGCACGTTAAGGGATTAGAGCTTCCAGCCTACGATCCTAGAGCTGCCAAGCTGGTGGGATTAGCGTACGCGACAGCTAACCGCGGGGGATGCCACATTACAGCTTACGTTCAAGGACCCACATTCCTGTCAATACCGTTCCTAGTTGTTGAGCAGTGCTATGTGGGAGACATACTTCAAGAAATTCCTGAAACGGCTAAGGTGGTAAAAGATTTAGAGGATGCGCTAACAGTCCTTGACGCTGTTGGAGCGTGCAAGTTTGTTGGGATAGTTCTGACAGCTGAGGATTGGGCAGCATTAATCTCAAGTGTTACTGGCTGGAACTTTACGGTCGAGGATTTTAGGAGGACAGGGGAGAGGATTTACAATCTGCAAAGAGCCTTCAATGTGAGGGAGGGCCTAAGAAGGGCTGATGACACACTTCCAAGACGATTACTGGAAGAGCCGCTACCTGAAGGACCCGCGAAAGGGCATGTAGTGAACCTTGAACCCCTACTAGATGCTTACTACAGGTATAGAGGGTGGGATGAGGAGGGCAGGCCAACGCCAGAAAAGCTTAAGGAGCTAGGACTAGAGTGGGTTATCAAAGAAGTTTATCATTGA